In a single window of the Bacteroidota bacterium genome:
- a CDS encoding serine hydrolase has protein sequence MKRPNNCIILSLLFLLIGILPLCAQPLTNAEVDELVEKTLKTFDVPGISVGIIKDGKIIHAKGYGVRSLNTGQKVDENTLFGIASNSKAYTAAALAMLVDEKRIKWDDKVTDYIPEFKMYNPYVTEEFTIRDLLTHRSGLGLGAGDLMMWPDSNIATKADIIHGLQYLKPVSSYRTKYDYNNNLYIIAGEVVARVSNMSWENFIEQRIMKPLGMTSSAASLSRLKNKNNLAAPHCFVDGKLQQITLGWSETANAAGGICSNITDLSKWVMMQLNNGKYGENHQLFSDAAQQEMWACQTILSVPKVTPYNTHFSCYGLGWGISDVRGFKQVSHTGGLAGIVTQVTLIPELNLGIIVLTNQQVGAAFTAITNNIKDGYLGMPKKDRITEYHDRVVKREAEAKHIVDSIWMKIMQEAMKAPGIERLKPTGVYNDLWFGDIIISEQNGKLHFESKKSPRLTGELYYYNSSTFVVKWNDRSLDADAFVVFSFDKTGKAIGMRMEAISPSTDFSFDFQDLEFKRKE, from the coding sequence ATGAAGAGACCTAATAACTGTATCATACTTTCACTTCTATTTTTACTTATAGGCATTTTACCTTTATGTGCACAGCCGCTTACCAATGCAGAGGTGGATGAATTGGTGGAAAAAACTTTGAAGACATTTGACGTGCCAGGCATATCAGTGGGTATTATAAAAGATGGTAAAATTATACATGCAAAAGGCTATGGGGTGAGGTCGCTCAATACTGGACAAAAAGTAGATGAGAATACCTTGTTCGGTATTGCATCAAATAGTAAGGCATATACTGCCGCTGCCCTTGCAATGTTGGTTGATGAGAAAAGAATAAAATGGGATGATAAGGTAACCGATTATATACCCGAATTTAAAATGTATAATCCTTATGTAACGGAAGAATTTACGATAAGAGATTTGCTTACGCACCGCAGTGGTCTTGGCCTTGGTGCGGGTGACCTGATGATGTGGCCCGATTCTAATATTGCAACAAAGGCCGATATTATACATGGTTTACAATATCTAAAACCAGTTTCAAGTTATAGAACAAAGTATGATTATAATAATAATTTATATATAATAGCAGGTGAAGTGGTTGCTCGAGTTTCGAATATGAGTTGGGAAAATTTTATTGAACAACGAATCATGAAACCACTTGGTATGACATCAAGTGCCGCATCATTAAGCCGACTTAAAAATAAAAACAATCTAGCTGCACCACACTGTTTTGTTGACGGTAAATTACAACAAATTACTTTAGGTTGGAGTGAAACAGCAAATGCCGCAGGAGGTATTTGTAGTAATATAACTGACCTAAGTAAATGGGTGATGATGCAATTGAACAATGGTAAATATGGTGAAAACCACCAACTATTTAGTGATGCGGCTCAACAAGAAATGTGGGCTTGCCAAACTATATTATCCGTGCCAAAAGTAACCCCTTATAATACACATTTTTCGTGCTATGGTTTGGGATGGGGAATTAGTGATGTGAGAGGATTTAAACAAGTATCGCATACGGGTGGACTTGCTGGTATTGTAACACAAGTAACTTTAATTCCTGAACTTAATTTGGGTATTATAGTACTCACCAATCAGCAAGTGGGTGCTGCATTCACCGCTATTACTAATAATATTAAAGATGGATATTTGGGTATGCCGAAAAAAGATAGAATAACAGAATATCATGATAGGGTGGTGAAAAGAGAAGCCGAGGCAAAACATATAGTAGATAGTATATGGATGAAGATAATGCAGGAAGCAATGAAAGCTCCAGGTATAGAAAGATTAAAACCTACTGGGGTATACAATGATTTATGGTTTGGAGATATTATCATAAGCGAACAAAATGGCAAGCTGCATTTTGAATCAAAAAAATCTCCCCGACTTACTGGTGAATTATATTATTATAATAGCAGTACTTTTGTGGTGAAATGGAATGACCGCAGCCTCGATGCTGATGCGTTTGTAGTATTTAGTTTTGATAAAACAGGCAAAGCTATTGGGATGAGAATGGAAGCTATTTCTCCTTCCACTGATTTTAGTTTTGATTTTCAGGATTTGGAATTTAAGAGGAAGGAGTAA
- a CDS encoding YitT family protein — protein sequence MDSFWKKLIIRTTLKEKKRKKTTDGKIQYSRYEIAKGHKEFKIIIVRNAKDLLLITLGILSASFGFKGFLLTNHFIDGGATGISLLISALTDIPLYALLIVINIPFVILGYNIIGKAFTIKTAIAISGLALCVATVDFPDVTKDNLLVAVFGGFFLGAGIGLSIRGGAVIDGTEVLAIFLSRKIGTTIGDIIIMINIVIFSAAAYFLTVELALYSLITYLAASKTLDFIVEGIEEYIGVTIISPHSSKIRQMIIDKMGRGVTVYNGKGGYGKKGESQDIDIIYTVITRLELNKLNTEIKKIDPNAFVVMSSVKDTKGGMIKKRPLH from the coding sequence ATGGACTCATTTTGGAAAAAGCTCATTATTAGGACAACGCTTAAGGAGAAGAAGCGAAAGAAGACTACTGATGGTAAAATTCAATACTCAAGATACGAAATAGCGAAGGGACATAAAGAATTTAAAATTATTATTGTTAGAAATGCAAAAGATTTATTATTAATTACGCTTGGAATTCTGTCGGCATCCTTCGGCTTTAAAGGATTTTTATTGACAAACCATTTTATTGATGGCGGAGCAACAGGTATATCATTGCTCATCTCCGCATTGACGGATATACCACTTTATGCACTGCTTATCGTAATCAATATCCCGTTTGTAATTTTAGGCTATAATATTATAGGAAAGGCATTTACTATTAAAACGGCTATTGCAATATCAGGATTGGCCTTGTGCGTGGCAACAGTTGATTTTCCCGATGTAACCAAAGACAATTTATTGGTTGCTGTATTTGGTGGTTTCTTTCTGGGTGCGGGTATTGGACTTTCTATAAGAGGCGGAGCAGTGATTGATGGAACCGAAGTACTAGCTATTTTTTTAAGTCGTAAAATAGGAACTACCATTGGCGATATTATCATCATGATTAATATTGTAATTTTTTCTGCGGCTGCTTATTTTCTTACGGTGGAACTAGCTCTGTATTCACTAATCACTTATTTGGCGGCATCCAAAACTTTAGATTTTATTGTAGAAGGAATAGAAGAATATATTGGTGTTACTATTATATCACCGCACAGTTCCAAAATAAGACAAATGATTATAGACAAGATGGGGCGTGGGGTAACCGTATATAATGGAAAAGGAGGTTATGGTAAAAAAGGAGAATCGCAAGATATTGACATTATATATACTGTTATTACAAGGCTGGAACTGAATAAGCTTAATACAGAGATTAAGAAAATAGATCCAAATGCTTTTGTGGTGATGAGTAGCGTGAAGGACACCAAAGGAGGTATGATAAAGAAACGACCTTTACATTGA